Proteins from a single region of Desulfobacterales bacterium:
- a CDS encoding AMP-binding protein: MNIGSLFSRHAKYRPDHLAVVFEDNRLTWFEFNQQINRLANALTDLGIQKGDKVATILPNCLELLEVYWAVAKLGAVVVPSSTLLLEPAMKTLLNDSDTVVLITNSEFVAKIDSIKPELQAIPADRYVLTDYSGQKGYRSYDDLKAAASDKEPQGIVINDGDPFNIMYSSGTTGLPKGIVHTHYVRSWYGATFAASYRMTPESVTMHAGAIVFNGAFVDLMPTMYVGATYILLSQFDPVSYIDTIEREKVTHVMLVPAQIIAILDAPNFSSKALESLEMILSLGAPLLKEHKDELNKRLPGRFYELYGLTEGFVTVLDKEDYAAKPESVGVPPPFFEMKILDANGNEAPVGEVGEICGKGPILMPGYYKRPDLTEAAIVDGWLHSGDLGYVDEDGFLYLVDRMKDMIISGGVNVYPRDIEEIVAQHPEVQEVAVLGIPHEKWGETPLAAVILRNPGSITADALREWINARVAAKFQRVHDVAIMEEFPRNVAGKTLKRVMRDTYGQNQAKKESS; the protein is encoded by the coding sequence ATGAATATTGGATCCCTATTTTCACGTCATGCCAAATATCGCCCCGACCATCTTGCCGTCGTATTTGAAGATAATCGGCTGACCTGGTTTGAATTCAATCAACAGATCAATCGATTGGCCAACGCCTTAACCGATCTGGGTATCCAAAAAGGGGATAAGGTAGCCACCATTTTGCCCAATTGTTTGGAGCTGCTCGAAGTTTACTGGGCTGTGGCAAAACTGGGCGCAGTTGTGGTGCCATCCAGTACGCTGCTGCTCGAACCGGCCATGAAAACCCTTTTGAATGACTCCGACACCGTTGTGCTGATTACCAATTCCGAATTTGTCGCTAAAATCGATTCAATCAAACCGGAGCTGCAGGCCATACCGGCTGATCGATATGTCCTCACCGATTATTCAGGTCAAAAAGGGTACCGCAGCTATGACGATTTAAAAGCAGCTGCCAGTGATAAAGAACCGCAAGGTATTGTTATCAATGATGGCGATCCCTTTAATATCATGTACAGCAGCGGGACCACCGGTTTGCCCAAGGGGATTGTGCACACCCATTACGTTCGGAGTTGGTACGGCGCGACGTTTGCCGCCTCCTATCGCATGACACCGGAAAGCGTTACCATGCATGCAGGCGCCATCGTCTTCAACGGCGCTTTTGTTGATCTGATGCCCACCATGTATGTTGGCGCTACTTATATTTTGCTGAGCCAGTTTGACCCCGTCAGCTATATCGATACCATCGAGCGCGAAAAGGTCACTCACGTCATGCTGGTGCCCGCCCAGATCATCGCCATACTTGATGCGCCCAATTTTTCATCTAAAGCCCTGGAGTCCCTTGAAATGATTCTGTCCCTCGGTGCGCCCTTGCTCAAAGAACACAAGGACGAACTTAATAAAAGGCTTCCCGGCAGATTCTATGAACTCTATGGTTTGACCGAGGGCTTTGTTACCGTGCTGGATAAAGAAGACTATGCCGCCAAGCCGGAGTCGGTGGGCGTGCCGCCACCTTTTTTTGAAATGAAAATTTTGGATGCCAACGGCAATGAAGCACCGGTTGGCGAAGTCGGTGAAATCTGCGGCAAAGGCCCCATTCTCATGCCGGGCTATTATAAACGCCCGGATCTGACGGAAGCTGCTATTGTTGACGGTTGGTTGCATTCGGGAGACCTGGGCTATGTCGATGAAGATGGTTTCCTGTATCTGGTGGACCGCATGAAGGATATGATCATTTCCGGAGGCGTTAATGTGTACCCGCGCGACATTGAAGAAATAGTGGCCCAGCACCCGGAAGTTCAGGAGGTTGCCGTTTTGGGTATCCCCCATGAAAAATGGGGTGAAACCCCGCTGGCCGCCGTTATTTTGCGCAACCCGGGTAGCATTACCGCTGACGCGCTGCGGGAATGGATCAACGCACGGGTGGCCGCCAAGTTCCAGCGGGTTCATGATGTTGCGATCATGGAGGAGTTTCCGCGCAATGTCGCCGGTAAAACGCTTAAACGCGTCATGCGGGATACGTATGGCCAGAATCAAGCCAAGAAAGAATCGTCGTAA
- a CDS encoding universal stress protein: MVPEIKKILFTTNLSPNMRKAFDYAVSLADRYSGAITVLHVMEEVSHSSDVHIKSFLGDKQWQELQEAHEQEAKQILIGKRREGAMIKAALEEFCAAVQKDHDECEIMTDETIVARGNVVDEILAVSTDKKCDLIVMGYHDRGKFGEAVLGSTTRRVLRRSQIPVMLVRIPEAD; this comes from the coding sequence ATGGTTCCTGAAATAAAAAAAATCTTATTTACCACCAATCTTTCTCCGAACATGCGTAAGGCCTTTGATTATGCGGTCAGCTTGGCGGATCGCTACAGTGGGGCGATTACAGTTTTACATGTCATGGAAGAGGTGTCGCATTCTTCAGATGTGCATATCAAGTCGTTTTTGGGTGACAAACAGTGGCAGGAGCTTCAGGAAGCCCATGAGCAAGAAGCCAAACAGATTCTCATTGGCAAACGCAGAGAAGGCGCGATGATCAAGGCTGCCCTGGAAGAATTTTGTGCGGCCGTACAAAAAGATCATGATGAGTGTGAGATTATGACCGATGAGACCATTGTGGCCCGCGGCAATGTCGTCGATGAAATACTGGCCGTCAGCACTGATAAAAAATGCGATCTGATTGTGATGGGCTATCATGATCGGGGCAAATTCGGCGAGGCGGTTTTGGGCAGTACCACGCGTCGCGTATTGCGGCGTAGTCAAATACCGGTCATGCTGGTGCGGATACCCGAGGCTGATTAA
- a CDS encoding (Fe-S)-binding protein: protein MSQNVEKPDKVYYFGTCLMDTIFPDAGLAGIKLIQREGVQVIFPREQSCCGQPAYNSGFPKEAKRVALQQVRLFSEDYPIVVPSGSCAGMMKHHYPLLFEGDGHLQRVQAFSQRIVELSEFLVRTLKVQLADIGQPIKVTWHSSCHALREMHIIEYSKSLICQLQNVELVELQNEHECCGFGGTFAVKQPKISGAMVVDKVADIRQTGAERLVAGDCGCLMNISGAMDYQKVPIQSQHLAEFIWERTHVK from the coding sequence ATGTCTCAAAACGTCGAAAAACCTGATAAAGTGTATTACTTCGGTACCTGTCTGATGGATACGATTTTTCCCGATGCGGGTCTGGCGGGGATCAAATTAATCCAGCGCGAAGGCGTCCAGGTCATTTTTCCACGCGAGCAGAGCTGTTGCGGGCAGCCCGCCTATAATTCCGGTTTTCCCAAAGAAGCCAAAAGGGTCGCCCTGCAACAAGTGCGGTTGTTTAGTGAAGATTATCCGATCGTGGTCCCCTCAGGGTCCTGCGCCGGGATGATGAAACATCATTATCCGCTGTTGTTTGAGGGCGATGGGCATCTGCAAAGAGTTCAAGCCTTTTCACAGCGAATTGTCGAACTTTCTGAATTTTTGGTGCGCACGCTCAAGGTTCAACTGGCGGATATCGGGCAGCCGATCAAAGTTACCTGGCATTCATCCTGCCACGCTCTCAGAGAGATGCACATCATCGAATATTCAAAATCACTGATCTGTCAGTTGCAAAATGTTGAGTTGGTTGAACTGCAAAACGAGCATGAGTGTTGCGGTTTCGGTGGTACTTTTGCCGTTAAACAGCCCAAAATATCAGGCGCCATGGTCGTTGATAAAGTGGCCGATATTCGCCAGACCGGTGCCGAACGGTTAGTGGCTGGAGATTGCGGCTGCTTGATGAATATCAGCGGCGCAATGGATTATCAGAAGGTCCCTATTCAAAGCCAACACCTGGCCGAATTTATCTGGGAGAGAACCCATGTCAAATGA
- a CDS encoding LutB/LldF family L-lactate oxidation iron-sulfur protein, translated as MSNETGPNFQQNASQALDDKQLRENFKFAMKNFIQKRKLIFSDESQTEQLRQIGNTIKRRALSQLPQLLEQLEENCTRNGIKVYWAETTSEANHQVLHIMKAHQATRLVKGKSMVSEEMGLNEFLQAHQIEVVETDLGEFIIQLNDEKPSHIIVPAIHKNKQQIADIFHQKLADTPYTEDVEELNAIARQNLRQKFFEAQVGLSGVNFAVAETGTLCLVENEGNGRMSTTVPPVHIAVMGLEKVVEKLADIPPMLRLLTGSATGQLITTYVNMITSARKPGEKDGPKEVHLIILDSGRSAVLSDPQLRQTLQCIRCGTCLNHCPVYTRIGGHAYGFVYPGPIGKILNPQIEGLKKAGELATASSLCEACAEVCPVKIPIPQLLRRLRNESYTDDSLATVKDGGYKKNLIETLGWKGWELMNTHPHINAIGNKIMRRLGAKIPKIGPLKQWTRYRSAPKFAPKSLRQLVDEEGIQK; from the coding sequence ATGTCAAATGAAACTGGACCTAATTTTCAGCAAAACGCTTCTCAGGCCCTGGATGATAAACAGCTACGCGAAAATTTCAAGTTTGCCATGAAAAATTTTATTCAAAAGCGCAAACTAATTTTTTCAGATGAAAGCCAAACCGAACAATTGCGGCAGATCGGAAACACCATCAAACGACGCGCCTTAAGCCAATTACCGCAATTGCTCGAACAGCTTGAGGAAAATTGCACCCGCAACGGTATCAAGGTGTATTGGGCAGAAACCACCTCGGAAGCCAATCATCAGGTGTTGCACATCATGAAGGCACACCAGGCCACCCGTCTGGTAAAAGGCAAGTCCATGGTCTCTGAAGAAATGGGATTGAACGAATTTTTACAGGCGCATCAAATCGAGGTGGTTGAAACGGATCTGGGTGAATTCATCATCCAATTGAACGATGAGAAGCCCTCGCATATTATCGTGCCTGCGATCCATAAAAATAAGCAACAGATTGCCGACATTTTTCACCAAAAACTGGCCGATACACCCTACACCGAAGACGTCGAGGAACTCAATGCCATTGCCCGCCAAAACCTGCGCCAGAAATTTTTTGAGGCCCAGGTGGGCTTGAGCGGCGTTAATTTCGCGGTGGCGGAAACCGGCACCCTTTGTCTGGTGGAAAACGAAGGCAACGGCCGCATGAGCACCACCGTACCGCCGGTTCATATTGCCGTGATGGGGTTGGAAAAGGTGGTTGAGAAATTAGCTGATATTCCACCGATGCTGCGCCTGCTGACCGGCTCGGCCACCGGCCAGTTGATCACCACGTATGTGAACATGATTACATCGGCGCGCAAGCCCGGAGAAAAAGACGGACCTAAAGAGGTCCATCTCATCATTTTGGATAGTGGCCGCTCGGCAGTCTTATCCGATCCGCAACTGCGCCAAACACTGCAATGTATTCGCTGCGGCACCTGTTTAAATCACTGCCCCGTATATACCCGCATCGGTGGGCACGCCTATGGATTTGTTTATCCCGGGCCCATCGGCAAAATATTAAACCCCCAAATCGAAGGCCTAAAAAAAGCGGGCGAACTGGCAACCGCATCCAGCCTATGCGAGGCCTGCGCTGAGGTCTGCCCGGTTAAAATCCCCATTCCGCAATTGCTGCGCCGGCTTCGAAATGAAAGCTATACCGATGATTCTTTAGCAACAGTCAAGGATGGGGGTTACAAAAAAAACCTGATCGAAACCTTGGGCTGGAAGGGCTGGGAATTGATGAACACCCACCCGCACATAAATGCCATCGGAAACAAAATAATGCGCCGTTTGGGTGCCAAAATACCCAAAATCGGGCCTTTAAAGCAGTGGACGCGTTATCGTTCTGCACCCAAATTTGCTCCTAAAAGCCTGCGTCAGCTTGTTGATGAGGAAGGAATCCAAAAATGA
- a CDS encoding lactate utilization protein, giving the protein MNDAARDQILKRLHAATKGQPVDIPEAADLPVEPLETPQKIDKLKALMEAVRTEVHVVEGSDWTTPLKQILKERNLKTLLYAPGTPVGDQLQEAWTNDANILPALVTYDGSIEDFKEQLFGIDAAVTSTIGGIAETGVLILWPDEKEPRLMSLVPPIHIAILQADKIHTTFAEAMQAGDWVSKMPTNVVLISGPSKTADIELTLAFGVHGPKELVVIIIKNE; this is encoded by the coding sequence ATGAATGATGCCGCTCGTGATCAAATCCTGAAACGGCTGCATGCGGCCACCAAAGGGCAACCCGTGGATATCCCTGAGGCGGCTGATCTGCCGGTGGAACCACTCGAAACGCCTCAAAAAATTGATAAGCTTAAAGCATTAATGGAAGCTGTCCGCACCGAGGTGCATGTTGTTGAGGGCTCAGATTGGACAACACCCTTAAAACAAATCCTAAAAGAGCGGAATCTCAAAACGTTACTCTACGCTCCGGGCACACCCGTAGGCGACCAGCTGCAGGAGGCATGGACAAATGATGCCAACATATTGCCCGCACTGGTCACTTATGATGGTTCGATTGAAGATTTTAAGGAACAGCTTTTTGGTATCGATGCGGCCGTCACCTCGACGATCGGCGGCATTGCCGAAACCGGTGTCCTGATTCTGTGGCCCGATGAAAAAGAACCGCGCCTGATGTCTCTGGTGCCGCCGATTCACATTGCCATATTGCAGGCCGATAAAATTCACACCACTTTTGCCGAAGCCATGCAGGCGGGCGACTGGGTCTCAAAAATGCCGACCAATGTGGTGTTGATATCCGGCCCCTCGAAAACAGCAGACATCGAGCTAACTTTAGCCTTTGGTGTGCATGGGCCCAAGGAGCTAGTCGTCATTATCATCAAAAACGAATAA
- a CDS encoding FAD-binding and (Fe-S)-binding domain-containing protein: protein MLTDNYRQFYTDLRAFIPDRRLFTDPLRTLTYGTDASFYRLIPKIVIKANSEAEVSRILHTADQHGIPLTFRAAGTSLSGQAVTDSVLVLCGGNWNSYEILDNGRRIRLQPGVIGGHANRYLAPFSRKIGPDPASINSAMIGGIAANNASGMCCGVAQNSYQTIHSMRILFHDGTLLDTADEKSRANFKQKHPALIDSILQLAEKARSNAALADRIRQKFKIKNTTGYSLNSLVDFNDPFDIMLHLMIGSEGSLGFISEVTYDTVVEHPNKASALMIFPDIANACSAAAILKEGPVDAAEIMDRAALRSIQDKAGMPAYIKSFSAETTALLVETRAHANDELQHNIETVKRSLAELPTERPIEFTDKVSEYTQLWNIRKGLFPAVGAVREIGTSVIIEDVAFPIDRLADATLELQDLMAAYHYDEAIIFGHAREGNLHFVFTQDFATQKEVDRYYRFMDDVCRMVVEKYDGSLKAEHGTGRNMAPYVEMEWGAEAYGLMQQIKNIFDPKNLLNPGVIINTNPNVHVENLKPLPPTNPIVDRCTECGFCEAYCPSRDLTLTPRQRIVAQREISRLNTTRENPQRLDQFLKSYDYLGEQTCAADGMCSVGCPIDINTGEHTKELRHSQQGPTAHRAAALMARHFGTVATAVRLGLKMVDHAHHLLGTRSLERITSGLQKLSNGWMPGWNPYVPGAAGKIQSSNPQTNGLPQVVYFPSCVSRTMGTARGDPDQESLPSVTMRLLKKAGYAMVFPSNMQRLCCGTPFESKGFKEQADIKLKELENALLQVSDDGRIPVLCDTSPCLYRMRQCMDPRIKLYEPSEFIYDFLMERLTFTPLDTTVALHHTCSNMKMALEHKLLAVAQACARDVVVPDLVGCCGFAGDRGFTHPELNQSALQELKAAVNDQCAAGYSTSRTCEIGLSQHSGLYYKSIVYLVDQCTSAI from the coding sequence ATGCTAACTGACAATTACCGCCAATTTTACACTGATCTGCGCGCCTTTATTCCCGACCGGCGGCTGTTCACCGATCCACTGCGCACGCTGACCTACGGCACAGACGCCAGTTTTTACCGCCTGATACCCAAAATTGTTATCAAAGCCAATAGCGAGGCTGAAGTATCCCGTATTCTGCACACGGCTGATCAACACGGCATTCCGTTGACCTTTCGGGCTGCCGGCACCAGTCTTTCGGGTCAGGCGGTCACCGATTCTGTTTTAGTGCTCTGCGGCGGCAACTGGAACAGCTATGAGATCCTGGACAACGGCAGGCGCATCCGTCTGCAGCCCGGTGTCATCGGGGGGCACGCCAATCGCTATTTGGCGCCTTTCAGCCGCAAAATCGGCCCCGATCCAGCATCGATCAATTCCGCTATGATCGGCGGCATTGCCGCCAACAACGCCAGTGGCATGTGCTGCGGTGTGGCCCAGAACAGCTACCAAACCATTCACAGCATGCGGATTCTGTTTCATGATGGAACACTGCTGGATACGGCTGATGAAAAAAGCCGCGCCAATTTCAAACAAAAGCATCCGGCGCTGATAGACAGCATCTTACAACTGGCTGAGAAAGCACGCAGCAATGCCGCGCTAGCAGACCGCATCCGCCAAAAGTTTAAAATTAAAAACACCACCGGCTACAGCCTAAATTCGCTGGTTGATTTTAATGACCCTTTTGACATCATGTTGCATCTGATGATTGGATCCGAAGGCAGCTTGGGATTTATATCCGAAGTCACCTACGATACGGTTGTCGAGCACCCCAATAAGGCCAGTGCCTTAATGATTTTTCCGGATATTGCCAATGCCTGCAGTGCCGCCGCCATACTAAAGGAAGGCCCGGTGGATGCCGCCGAGATCATGGATCGGGCCGCATTGCGATCGATCCAGGACAAAGCGGGCATGCCGGCGTATATCAAGTCTTTCTCAGCGGAAACCACTGCCTTATTGGTGGAAACACGGGCGCACGCAAACGATGAATTGCAGCACAACATCGAAACCGTCAAGCGTTCGTTGGCAGAACTTCCCACCGAGCGTCCAATTGAATTTACCGATAAGGTCTCTGAATACACCCAGCTGTGGAATATACGCAAGGGCCTGTTTCCGGCTGTGGGGGCGGTGCGGGAAATCGGGACCAGTGTGATTATCGAAGATGTCGCCTTTCCGATTGACCGCCTCGCCGATGCCACCTTAGAGCTACAGGACCTGATGGCCGCATACCATTATGATGAAGCCATCATTTTCGGTCATGCCCGCGAAGGCAACCTGCATTTTGTATTTACCCAGGATTTTGCTACTCAAAAAGAAGTGGATCGCTATTATCGTTTTATGGACGATGTTTGCCGCATGGTGGTTGAAAAATATGACGGTTCACTGAAAGCGGAGCACGGTACCGGTCGCAATATGGCACCCTACGTCGAAATGGAATGGGGAGCCGAGGCTTACGGGTTAATGCAACAAATCAAAAACATCTTTGATCCCAAAAATCTGTTGAATCCCGGTGTGATCATCAACACCAACCCCAATGTGCATGTGGAGAATCTGAAACCGCTGCCACCCACCAATCCCATCGTCGATCGCTGCACAGAATGCGGTTTCTGTGAGGCGTATTGCCCATCGCGGGATCTGACGCTCACCCCGCGGCAACGCATTGTGGCCCAACGAGAAATCTCACGTCTCAACACGACCCGGGAAAATCCGCAGCGATTGGATCAGTTTTTAAAAAGCTATGATTATCTGGGAGAACAAACCTGCGCGGCGGATGGCATGTGCTCGGTGGGCTGCCCCATCGATATCAATACCGGCGAACACACCAAAGAGCTTCGCCACAGCCAGCAGGGACCCACGGCGCATCGCGCAGCAGCATTGATGGCCCGTCATTTCGGGACGGTTGCCACTGCAGTCCGTCTGGGTCTCAAAATGGTGGATCACGCCCATCATCTACTGGGTACCCGCAGCCTGGAACGCATCACTTCAGGATTGCAGAAGCTGAGCAACGGCTGGATGCCAGGCTGGAATCCTTATGTGCCCGGCGCTGCCGGAAAAATCCAGTCGTCCAACCCTCAAACCAATGGCTTGCCCCAGGTGGTTTACTTTCCAAGCTGTGTCAGTCGAACGATGGGCACCGCCCGTGGAGATCCGGATCAGGAATCGCTGCCATCGGTCACAATGCGATTGCTGAAAAAGGCCGGTTACGCAATGGTTTTTCCGTCGAACATGCAGCGACTTTGCTGTGGCACGCCGTTTGAAAGCAAAGGGTTTAAGGAGCAGGCGGACATCAAATTAAAAGAACTGGAAAACGCCTTGCTGCAGGTATCTGATGACGGACGCATTCCGGTCTTGTGTGATACCAGCCCCTGTCTGTATCGCATGCGCCAGTGTATGGACCCGCGTATCAAACTTTATGAGCCTTCAGAATTTATTTATGATTTTCTGATGGAGCGTCTGACGTTTACCCCCTTAGATACCACCGTTGCCCTGCATCATACGTGCAGCAACATGAAAATGGCCTTAGAGCATAAACTGCTGGCCGTTGCGCAGGCTTGTGCTCGCGATGTTGTTGTGCCCGACCTGGTGGGCTGTTGCGGCTTTGCGGGCGACCGCGGATTTACTCATCCAGAGTTAAATCAATCCGCCCTGCAGGAATTAAAAGCGGCCGTCAATGATCAATGTGCCGCAGGATATTCGACCAGTCGCACATGTGAAATCGGCTTATCCCAGCACAGCGGATTGTATTATAAGTCGATTGTATATCTGGTGGATCAGTGCACCAGTGCTATCTAA
- a CDS encoding FAD-binding oxidoreductase: MEEFNADQIAALAKIVSADRFSNGQSNRELHLHDISAHRGRLPAGIIWPITTAEVSDILAWAYDQNVPVTPWGAGTSTEGNPVPIHGGLVIDMTQMNKVLDIRPQDLQVDVQPGVLRKELNRMVGEQGLFFPPDPGADATIGGMIANNASGVQTVKYGATKDYVMKLTVVLPDGSIIHTGCKAHKSSSGYDLSRLFVGSEGTLGVVTEATLRLTGIPSHHLAATITFGKLNEASRAVAAMIGSGLEPAALELLPPQLINLMNREKNLGLPEAPSLFCEFHGISAATLQETADLAKELCEDCGATGFQFGVEANERARLWRARHEAWETIHRAHPGKETLIVDAAVPISQYPEMIVFSQKLVDDHQVSGYVFGHAGDGNLHVVLVGDPDNDKEWSLLEEINAQIVTRAVQLGGTCTGEHGIGIGKRKFMQLEHGDSYQLMRRIKDLIDPKGLLNPGKIFMEP, translated from the coding sequence ATGGAAGAATTCAACGCCGATCAAATTGCGGCATTGGCTAAAATTGTGTCTGCCGACCGTTTTTCAAACGGTCAGTCCAACCGCGAACTGCATTTGCATGATATATCCGCCCATCGCGGTCGTCTGCCGGCGGGTATCATTTGGCCGATAACCACGGCAGAAGTGTCCGATATCCTTGCCTGGGCTTATGATCAGAATGTGCCGGTTACGCCCTGGGGTGCAGGAACCAGCACAGAGGGCAACCCTGTACCGATCCATGGAGGACTGGTTATTGACATGACCCAAATGAATAAAGTGCTGGACATTCGCCCCCAGGATTTACAAGTCGATGTTCAACCGGGCGTTTTGCGCAAAGAGCTCAACCGAATGGTCGGAGAGCAGGGGTTGTTTTTCCCTCCCGACCCGGGGGCCGATGCCACTATCGGTGGTATGATCGCCAACAATGCCTCGGGCGTTCAAACCGTCAAATACGGCGCCACCAAAGACTACGTCATGAAACTCACGGTGGTGCTGCCCGACGGCAGCATTATCCACACGGGTTGCAAAGCCCATAAATCTTCTTCTGGTTATGACTTATCCCGCCTGTTCGTGGGGTCTGAAGGCACCCTGGGGGTTGTAACCGAAGCAACCTTGCGGCTGACCGGCATCCCCAGCCATCATCTTGCGGCCACCATAACTTTTGGCAAACTGAATGAAGCCTCTCGAGCGGTGGCGGCCATGATCGGTTCTGGATTGGAACCCGCCGCGCTGGAACTACTCCCACCCCAGCTGATCAATTTAATGAATCGTGAAAAGAATCTTGGGCTTCCGGAGGCGCCATCGCTGTTTTGTGAATTTCATGGCATCAGTGCAGCCACCCTGCAGGAAACCGCTGATCTGGCCAAAGAATTGTGCGAGGACTGTGGGGCCACGGGATTTCAGTTTGGCGTCGAGGCCAATGAACGGGCGCGGCTCTGGCGCGCCCGCCACGAAGCCTGGGAAACCATTCACCGCGCCCACCCGGGCAAAGAAACCCTGATTGTGGATGCCGCCGTGCCCATCTCACAATACCCGGAAATGATTGTCTTCTCTCAGAAACTGGTTGATGATCACCAGGTTTCCGGTTATGTCTTTGGTCACGCCGGCGATGGAAATTTGCATGTGGTCCTGGTGGGTGATCCGGATAACGATAAAGAGTGGTCACTGCTGGAAGAGATCAATGCCCAAATCGTCACCCGCGCGGTGCAACTGGGCGGCACCTGCACCGGCGAGCACGGCATTGGCATCGGCAAGCGCAAGTTCATGCAGCTCGAGCATGGTGACAGCTATCAACTCATGCGCCGGATCAAGGATCTGATCGATCCCAAAGGGTTGCTGAATCCGGGGAAGATCTTTATGGAGCCTTAA
- a CDS encoding NAD(P)-dependent oxidoreductase → MKIGFIGLGTMGVGMSLNLLKAGHEVSVHNRTREKEEHVAKQGAQRAESPREAAEGAEVIVTMVSDTPDVEQVVLGDEGIIHGAPQGAIVIDMSTISPTATRQMAEALGTKGIKMLDAPVSGGPEGANNGTLAIMVGGDSDAFEKALPILEIMGKTVTHVGPIGAGQITKAINQIMIAGTYLSVAEGLTLGMKAGLDMEKVIAAISGGAASSWVLHNRGINVVKNEYPLGFRVKLHHKDLGIALQTARELEVTLPATALVEQIENGLIASGHADDDVSAIGRAIRKQSGLE, encoded by the coding sequence ATGAAAATAGGATTTATCGGACTGGGAACCATGGGAGTGGGCATGTCGCTTAATCTTCTCAAAGCCGGTCATGAAGTCAGCGTTCACAACCGTACCCGGGAAAAGGAAGAACATGTTGCCAAACAAGGGGCTCAGCGAGCCGAATCTCCCCGGGAAGCCGCCGAAGGTGCTGAGGTGATCGTCACGATGGTCAGTGATACCCCCGATGTGGAACAAGTGGTTCTGGGGGATGAAGGGATCATCCATGGCGCCCCGCAAGGCGCAATCGTGATCGATATGTCCACCATCAGCCCGACTGCCACTCGTCAGATGGCGGAGGCACTGGGCACAAAAGGGATCAAAATGCTGGATGCCCCGGTTTCCGGTGGGCCGGAAGGGGCCAACAACGGCACTTTGGCCATAATGGTGGGTGGCGATTCGGATGCTTTTGAAAAAGCCTTACCCATTTTGGAAATCATGGGCAAAACCGTCACGCATGTGGGGCCCATCGGTGCCGGGCAAATAACCAAAGCCATTAATCAAATTATGATTGCCGGCACTTATTTGTCGGTTGCCGAAGGATTAACCCTGGGCATGAAAGCCGGGCTGGATATGGAAAAAGTGATTGCGGCTATCAGTGGCGGTGCAGCCAGCTCGTGGGTTTTACACAACCGGGGTATCAATGTGGTCAAAAACGAGTACCCGCTGGGCTTCCGCGTCAAACTGCACCACAAAGATCTGGGAATCGCACTGCAAACAGCGCGGGAATTGGAAGTAACACTTCCAGCCACCGCCCTGGTCGAACAAATCGAAAATGGTCTGATTGCCAGCGGCCACGCGGACGACGATGTATCTGCTATCGGTCGTGCAATTCGAAAGCAATCCGGACTGGAATAA
- a CDS encoding universal stress protein: MIPEINKILYTTDLSENARYAFSYAASLANRYDAGITILHVLEDISPTTDNLVVGIIGQEKWEELRGNNEKEVLTNLKKRLTSFCENVQAELPSCPFITDKIKVTIGKPVEEILQEVENNEYDMVVMGAHGHSFLADAVMGSVSRRVVRRCKKPVLVVRLPENGED, translated from the coding sequence ATGATACCAGAAATAAATAAAATTTTATACACTACCGATCTTTCTGAAAATGCACGCTATGCCTTCAGCTATGCCGCTAGCCTGGCCAACCGATATGATGCCGGTATCACCATCCTGCATGTTTTAGAGGATATTTCGCCCACCACCGATAATTTGGTAGTCGGCATTATCGGTCAGGAAAAGTGGGAGGAGCTCCGGGGCAACAATGAGAAAGAGGTGTTGACTAATCTCAAAAAGCGACTGACATCGTTTTGCGAAAATGTGCAGGCCGAGCTGCCCTCATGCCCGTTTATTACAGACAAAATTAAGGTCACCATTGGCAAGCCGGTGGAAGAAATATTGCAAGAGGTTGAAAATAATGAATATGATATGGTCGTAATGGGCGCTCATGGCCACAGTTTTCTGGCCGATGCCGTCATGGGCAGTGTTTCGCGCCGGGTGGTCAGGCGCTGCAAGAAGCCGGTCCTGGTCGTCCGATTACCGGAAAATGGCGAGGACTAA